One segment of bacterium DNA contains the following:
- a CDS encoding peroxiredoxin — protein MKGIPLLGEKFPELEVQTTHGKMKLPDAFKGKWFVLFSHPADFTPVCTTEFVAFQRRYDEFQKLGCELIGLSIDQVFSHIKWVEWIKDKLNVEIKFPIIADDVGNVSTQLGLIHPAKGTNTVRAVFIVDPKGTVRAIIYYPQELGRNMDEILRAVKALQISDKEGVAMPANWPENELVGDEVIIPPASDEETAKKRLKEYECFDWWFCHKKL, from the coding sequence GTGAAAGGCATACCACTCCTTGGGGAAAAGTTCCCCGAACTTGAGGTTCAAACGACTCACGGTAAGATGAAACTCCCCGATGCGTTCAAGGGGAAATGGTTCGTTCTGTTCAGTCATCCGGCAGATTTCACGCCGGTTTGCACTACTGAGTTCGTCGCGTTCCAGAGGCGATACGACGAGTTCCAGAAACTTGGGTGTGAGCTCATAGGGCTGTCCATCGACCAGGTGTTCTCGCACATCAAATGGGTTGAATGGATCAAAGACAAACTCAATGTGGAAATTAAATTCCCGATTATTGCGGACGATGTGGGCAATGTTTCGACGCAACTCGGACTTATTCATCCTGCCAAGGGGACCAATACCGTTCGCGCGGTCTTTATCGTTGACCCGAAAGGTACGGTAAGGGCCATAATATATTATCCTCAGGAGCTCGGGCGCAATATGGACGAGATTCTTCGCGCTGTCAAGGCTCTGCAGATTTCGGATAAGGAGGGTGTCGCGATGCCCGCCAACTGGCCGGAGAATGAACTCGTTGGCGATGAAGTGATAATACCGCCCGCATCCGACGAGGAGACAGCTAAAAAACGCCTTAAAGAATACGAATGCTTTGATTGGTGGTTCTGTCACAAGAAACTTTAA